In Centropristis striata isolate RG_2023a ecotype Rhode Island chromosome 15, C.striata_1.0, whole genome shotgun sequence, a genomic segment contains:
- the dgat2 gene encoding diacylglycerol O-acyltransferase 2 → MKTILAAYSGVLKGTGSSILSALQDLSVTFWPCRSKMEKQLQVISVLQWVISFLALGVACTLLLIYMFCTDCWLIAALYTAWLIVDWNTPKQGGRRSSWVRNWTVWTYFRDYFPIRLIKTHNLLPSRNYIFGYHPHGIFCFGAFCNFGTEATGFSKKFPGIKPSLATLAGNFRLPVLRDYLMSGGICPVNKNSIDYLLSRNGTGNAVVIVVGGAAESLQCAPGLNSVTLKNRKGFVRLALQKGSDLVPVYSFGENDAYKQVIFEEGTIWRSIQKRLQKILGFAPCLFHGCGLFFGNTWGIVPYGNPITTIGKFVC, encoded by the exons GCACCGGCTCCAGCATCCTCTCTGCCCTGCAGGACCTGTCTGTGACTTTCTGGCCCTGCAGATCCAAGATGGAGAAACAACTGCAGGTGATCTCGGTGCTACAGTGGGTCATCAGCTTCTTAGCGTTGG GTGTTGCCTGTACTCTGCTACTGATCTACATGTTCTGCACTGACTGCTGGCTGATTGCTGCCCTTTACACTGCCTGGCTCATCGTAGACTGGAACACACCAAAACAAG GTGGCAGGAGGTCCTCTTGGGTGAGAAACTGGACAGTGTGGACGTATTTTCGAGACTACTTCCCGATCAGG CTAATTAAAACCCACAACCTGCTGCCCAGCCGGAACTACATCTTTGGCTACCATCCCCACGGCATCTTCTGTTTCGGTGCTTTCTGCAACTTTGGGACAGAAGCAACAGGCTTCTCTAAGAAGTTCCCTGGCATCAAGCCCTCCCTGGCAACCCTGGCGGGAAACTTCCGGCTGCCTGTCCTGCGAGACTACCTGATGTCTGGAG GTATCTGTCCAGTGAACAAAAACTCTATCGACTACCTGCTGTCGCGTAACGGGACAGGAAACGCTGTGGTCATCGTCgttggaggagcagcagagtctCTGCAGTGTGCACCAGGCCTGAATTCTGTCACCCTGAAGAACCGCAAGGGCTTTGTGAGGCTGGCCCTGCAGAAAGG ctcTGACCTGGTCCCCGTCTATTCCTTTGGAGAGAACGATGCCTACAAGCAGGTGATCTTCGAGGAGGGGACCATCTGGAGGAGTATCCAGAAGAGGTTACAGAAGATCCTAGGCTTCGCCCCGTGCCTTTTCCATGGATGTGGCCTCTTCTTCGGCAACACCTGGGGCATCGTGCCTTATGGCAACCCCATCACCACCATAGGCAAGTTTGTCTGCTAA